A DNA window from Citrobacter tructae contains the following coding sequences:
- the murF gene encoding UDP-N-acetylmuramoyl-tripeptide--D-alanyl-D-alanine ligase, with amino-acid sequence MICVTLSQLAEILGGELKGGDLTLDAVTTDTRKVTPGCLFVALKGERFDAHDFVDRAKESGAGALLVSRPLDISLPQVIVRDTRLAFGELAAWVRAQVPARVVALTGSSGKTSVKEMTAAILSQCGNTLYTAGNLNNDIGVPMTLLRLNNDYDYAVIELGANHQGEIAWTVGLTRPEAALVNNLAAAHLEGFGSLAGVAKAKGEIFTGLTENGIAILNADNNDWLNWQSIIGDRKVWRFSPNAANSDFSATNIHVTSHGTEFTLQTPTGSIDVLLPLPGRHNIANALAATALSMAVGATHEAIKAGLKDLQAVPGRLFPIQLAENQLLLDDSYNANVGSMTAAVQVLSEMPGYRVLVVGDMAELGAESEACHVQVGTAAKAAGIDRVLSTGKLSQAISDASGVGEHFADKPALVAHLKAMIAEHQVMTILVKGSRSAAMEEVVRALQENGTC; translated from the coding sequence ATGATTTGCGTAACGCTCAGCCAGTTGGCAGAGATCCTCGGTGGCGAACTGAAAGGGGGCGATCTCACCCTCGATGCGGTCACTACCGATACGCGTAAAGTGACGCCGGGCTGCCTGTTTGTGGCGTTGAAAGGCGAACGCTTTGATGCACACGACTTTGTCGATAGGGCGAAAGAGAGCGGGGCTGGCGCATTGTTGGTCAGCCGTCCGCTGGACATCTCCCTGCCGCAGGTGATTGTTAGAGACACACGCCTGGCGTTTGGCGAACTGGCGGCGTGGGTTCGCGCCCAGGTTCCGGCCCGCGTCGTGGCGCTGACCGGCTCATCCGGTAAAACGTCCGTCAAAGAGATGACCGCCGCGATTCTCAGCCAGTGCGGGAATACCCTATACACAGCTGGCAATCTGAACAACGACATCGGTGTACCGATGACGCTGCTGCGACTGAACAACGATTATGACTATGCGGTGATTGAGCTTGGCGCCAATCATCAGGGCGAGATTGCCTGGACCGTCGGGTTGACGCGTCCGGAAGCGGCGCTGGTAAATAACCTTGCGGCCGCACACCTGGAAGGTTTCGGCTCTCTGGCAGGCGTTGCGAAGGCAAAAGGTGAGATTTTTACCGGCCTGACGGAAAACGGTATCGCCATTCTGAATGCCGATAACAACGATTGGCTGAACTGGCAGAGCATTATTGGCGATCGCAAAGTCTGGCGTTTCTCGCCGAATGCTGCCAACAGCGACTTTTCTGCCACCAATATTCATGTCACTTCTCACGGCACTGAATTTACGCTGCAAACCCCTACGGGCAGCATCGATGTCCTGTTGCCGTTACCGGGTCGTCACAATATTGCCAATGCCCTGGCTGCAACCGCGCTCTCTATGGCGGTTGGTGCGACGCATGAAGCAATTAAAGCCGGGTTGAAAGATTTGCAAGCGGTGCCGGGACGTCTGTTCCCGATCCAGCTTGCAGAAAATCAACTGCTGCTGGATGACTCCTATAACGCCAACGTCGGTTCGATGACCGCTGCGGTACAGGTACTTTCCGAAATGCCGGGTTACCGGGTGCTGGTGGTGGGGGATATGGCAGAGCTTGGCGCGGAAAGTGAAGCCTGTCACGTACAGGTGGGTACTGCTGCGAAGGCGGCGGGTATTGACCGCGTATTGAGTACAGGGAAACTGAGCCAGGCAATAAGTGATGCCAGCGGTGTTGGTGAACATTTTGCGGATAAACCCGCGCTGGTCGCACATCTTAAGGCAATGATTGCAGAGCATCAGGTTATGACGATTTTAGTGAAGGGTTCACGTAGTGCCGCCATGGAAGAGGTAGTACGCGCATTACAGGAGAATGGGACATGTTAG
- the murD gene encoding UDP-N-acetylmuramoyl-L-alanine--D-glutamate ligase — MADYQGKKVVIIGLGLTGLSCVDFFLARGVTPRVMDTRATPPGLDKLPEAVEHHVGSLNDDWLLAADLIVASPGIALAHPSLSAAADAGIEIVGDIELFCREAQAPIVAITGSNGKSTVTTLVGEMAKAAGVNVGVGGNIGLPALMLLDAERELYVLELSSFQLETTSSLQAVAATILNVTEDHMDRYPFGLQQYRAAKLRVYENAKVCVVNADDALTMPIRGADERCVSFGVNMGDYHLNRQQGETWLRVKGEKVLNVKEMTLSGQHNYTNALAALALADAAGLPRASSLKALTTFTGLAHRFQVVLEHNGVRWINDSKATNVGSTEAALNGLHVDGTLHLLLGGDGKSADFTPLNRYLVGDRIRLYCFGRDGAQLAALRPEVAERTETMEQAMRLLAPRIKPGDMVLLSPACASLDQFKNFEQRGDVFTRLAKELG; from the coding sequence ATGGCTGATTACCAGGGTAAAAAAGTCGTCATTATCGGTCTGGGTTTGACCGGACTGTCCTGTGTGGATTTCTTCCTCGCGCGTGGCGTGACGCCGCGCGTGATGGATACCCGCGCGACGCCGCCGGGCCTGGATAAATTACCGGAAGCGGTTGAGCATCATGTTGGAAGCCTGAATGATGACTGGCTGCTGGCTGCCGATCTCATCGTCGCCAGCCCAGGTATTGCCCTGGCCCACCCTTCGTTGAGCGCCGCCGCTGATGCGGGTATTGAAATTGTTGGCGACATCGAGCTGTTCTGCCGCGAAGCACAGGCGCCGATTGTGGCAATTACCGGTTCTAACGGTAAAAGCACCGTTACTACGCTGGTTGGTGAAATGGCAAAAGCGGCAGGGGTGAATGTTGGTGTCGGCGGAAACATTGGTTTGCCTGCGCTGATGCTGCTGGACGCAGAGCGTGAGCTCTACGTTCTGGAACTTTCCAGCTTCCAGTTGGAGACCACGTCAAGCTTACAGGCCGTGGCTGCCACCATTTTGAATGTCACCGAAGATCATATGGACAGGTATCCGTTTGGTTTGCAGCAGTACCGTGCGGCGAAACTGCGTGTCTACGAGAACGCGAAAGTGTGTGTCGTCAACGCCGATGATGCGCTGACCATGCCGATTCGCGGGGCTGATGAACGCTGCGTGAGCTTTGGCGTCAATATGGGTGACTATCACCTGAACCGCCAACAGGGCGAAACCTGGCTGCGGGTGAAAGGTGAAAAAGTGCTGAATGTGAAAGAGATGACGCTTTCCGGTCAGCATAACTATACCAACGCCCTGGCGGCGCTGGCGTTGGCGGATGCTGCGGGTCTGCCGCGGGCGTCGAGCCTGAAAGCGCTGACCACCTTTACCGGCCTGGCGCATCGCTTCCAGGTGGTGCTGGAACATAACGGCGTTCGTTGGATCAATGACTCGAAAGCGACCAACGTCGGCAGCACCGAAGCGGCGCTGAATGGCTTGCACGTTGATGGCACGTTGCACCTGCTGTTGGGTGGTGACGGGAAGTCTGCAGATTTCACCCCGCTAAACCGCTACCTGGTTGGCGATCGTATTCGTCTGTACTGCTTTGGTCGCGATGGCGCACAGCTGGCTGCTCTGCGACCAGAGGTTGCTGAGCGAACTGAAACCATGGAGCAGGCCATGCGCCTGCTCGCTCCGCGCATTAAACCGGGTGATATGGTGTTGCTGTCGCCAGCCTGCGCCAGCCTCGATCAGTTCAAGAACTTTGAGCAACGTGGCGATGTCTTTACCCGCCTGGCGAAGGAGTTGGGTTGA
- the murC gene encoding UDP-N-acetylmuramate--L-alanine ligase, with product MNTQQLAKLRSIVPEMRRVRHIHFVGIGGAGMGGIAEVLANEGYQISGSDLAPNPVTQQLTNLGATIFFNHRPENVRDASVVVVSSAISADNPEIVAAHEARIPVIRRAEMLAELMRFRHGIAIAGTHGKTTTTAMVSSIYAEAGLDPTFVNGGLVKAAGVHARLGHSRYLIAEADESDASFLHLQPMVAIVTNIEADHMDTYQGDFENLKQTFINFLHNLPFYGRAVMCVDDPVIRELLPRVGRQTTTYGFSDDADVRVEDYLQIGPQGHFTLLRQGMAALRVTLNAPGRHNALNAAAAVAVATEEGIEDDAILRALESFQGTGRRFDFLGEFPLEPVNGKAGSAMLVDDYGHHPTEVDATIKAARAGWPDKNLVMLFQPHRFTRTRDLYDDFANVLTQVDTLLMLEVYAAGEAPIPGADSRSLCRTIRGRGKIDPILVSDPTQVAEMLAPVLTGNDLILVQGAGNIGKIARSLAEIKLKPQNPEEEQHG from the coding sequence ATGAATACACAACAATTGGCAAAACTGCGTTCCATCGTGCCCGAAATGCGTCGCGTTCGGCACATTCACTTTGTCGGCATCGGTGGTGCGGGTATGGGCGGTATTGCCGAAGTTTTGGCCAATGAAGGTTATCAGATCAGCGGTTCTGACTTAGCGCCGAACCCGGTCACGCAGCAGTTGACCAACCTGGGCGCGACAATTTTCTTCAACCATCGCCCGGAAAACGTGCGCGATGCGAGTGTGGTTGTTGTGTCCAGCGCCATTTCTGCGGATAACCCGGAAATTGTTGCGGCGCATGAAGCGCGTATCCCGGTGATTCGCCGCGCAGAGATGCTGGCTGAGTTAATGCGTTTTCGTCACGGCATCGCCATTGCCGGGACGCACGGTAAAACTACGACCACCGCGATGGTTTCCAGCATTTACGCGGAAGCGGGACTGGATCCGACCTTTGTCAACGGCGGACTGGTGAAGGCTGCGGGCGTACATGCGCGCTTAGGCCATAGCCGCTATCTGATTGCGGAAGCGGATGAGAGCGATGCGTCGTTCCTGCATTTGCAGCCGATGGTGGCGATTGTCACCAATATCGAAGCTGACCATATGGATACCTACCAGGGCGACTTCGAAAATTTAAAGCAGACGTTTATTAATTTCCTGCATAACTTGCCGTTTTATGGTCGTGCGGTGATGTGCGTTGACGATCCGGTGATCCGCGAATTGTTACCACGCGTCGGTCGTCAGACCACAACCTACGGTTTCAGCGATGACGCCGACGTGCGTGTGGAAGATTATCTGCAGATTGGCCCACAGGGGCACTTCACGCTGCTGCGTCAAGGGATGGCTGCTCTGCGTGTGACGTTGAACGCGCCGGGCCGTCACAATGCCCTGAACGCGGCGGCGGCGGTAGCGGTAGCGACCGAAGAGGGAATCGAAGACGACGCTATTCTGCGCGCGCTGGAAAGCTTCCAGGGTACTGGACGCCGTTTTGACTTCCTCGGTGAATTCCCGCTGGAACCGGTAAATGGTAAAGCAGGTAGCGCCATGCTGGTGGATGACTACGGTCACCACCCGACGGAAGTGGATGCCACCATCAAAGCCGCACGCGCGGGCTGGCCGGACAAAAATTTGGTGATGCTGTTCCAGCCGCATCGCTTTACGCGTACCCGCGATCTGTACGATGACTTTGCTAACGTGCTGACTCAGGTTGACACGCTGCTGATGCTGGAAGTGTATGCCGCAGGTGAAGCACCGATCCCGGGAGCTGACAGTCGTTCGCTGTGCCGTACCATTCGTGGTCGCGGTAAGATTGACCCGATTCTGGTGTCCGATCCGACCCAGGTGGCAGAAATGTTGGCTCCGGTCTTAACCGGCAACGATCTGATTTTGGTGCAGGGTGCTGGAAATATCGGCAAAATCGCGCGTTCCTTAGCTGAAATCAAACTGAAGCCGCAAAACCCGGAGGAAGAACAACATGGCTGA
- the murE gene encoding UDP-N-acetylmuramoyl-L-alanyl-D-glutamate--2,6-diaminopimelate ligase, producing MADRNLRDLLAPWVSGAPERALREMTLDSRVAASGDLFVAVIGHQADGRRYIPQAIAQGVAAIIAEAKDEATDGEIREMHGVPVIYLSQLNERLSALAGRFYHEPSENMCLVGVTGTNGKTTTTQLLAQWGQLLGETSAVMGTVGNGLLGKVIPTENTTGSAVDVQHVLAGLVEQGATLGAMEVSSHGLVQHRVAALKFAASVFTNLSRDHLDYHGDMEHYEAAKWLLYSTHHCGQAIVNADDEVGRRWLAKLPDAVAVSMEDHINPNCHGRWLKAVDVNYHDSGATIRFTSSWGDGEIESRLMGAFNVSNLLLALATLLALGYPLAELLKTAARLQPVCGRMEVFSAPGKTTVVVDYAHTPDALEKALQAARLHCTGKLWCVFGCGGDRDKGKRPLMGAIAEEFADIVVVTDDNPRTEEPRAIINDILAGMLDAGHAKVMEGRAEAVTNAIMQAKENDVVLVAGKGHEDYQIVGAHRLDYSDRVTAARLLGVIA from the coding sequence GTGGCAGATCGTAATTTGCGCGACCTTCTTGCTCCATGGGTGTCGGGTGCACCGGAGCGAGCACTGCGGGAGATGACGCTCGACAGCCGTGTGGCTGCATCGGGCGATCTCTTTGTGGCAGTGATAGGTCATCAGGCGGACGGGCGTCGATATATCCCGCAGGCGATAGCGCAAGGTGTGGCTGCCATTATTGCAGAGGCAAAAGATGAGGCAACCGACGGCGAAATCCGTGAAATGCACGGTGTACCGGTTATCTATCTGAGCCAGCTTAACGAACGTTTATCTGCACTGGCGGGCCGCTTTTACCACGAGCCCTCTGAAAATATGTGTCTGGTGGGGGTAACCGGCACCAACGGAAAAACCACAACCACCCAACTGCTGGCGCAGTGGGGCCAACTGCTTGGCGAAACCAGCGCCGTGATGGGGACAGTAGGCAATGGTCTGCTGGGCAAAGTGATTCCAACCGAAAATACGACCGGTTCAGCCGTTGATGTTCAGCATGTGCTGGCGGGACTGGTTGAGCAGGGCGCCACGTTAGGCGCGATGGAAGTTTCATCCCACGGTCTGGTTCAGCATCGCGTAGCGGCCCTGAAGTTTGCCGCGTCGGTATTTACCAACTTAAGCCGTGACCATCTCGACTATCACGGTGATATGGAACATTACGAAGCCGCGAAGTGGTTGCTGTACTCCACGCACCATTGCGGTCAGGCCATCGTCAATGCGGATGATGAAGTGGGTCGTCGCTGGCTGGCAAAATTACCGGATGCGGTTGCCGTTTCGATGGAAGACCATATCAACCCGAATTGCCACGGTCGTTGGCTGAAAGCGGTTGATGTTAACTATCACGACAGCGGTGCGACGATCCGCTTTACCTCGTCCTGGGGCGACGGTGAAATTGAAAGCCGCCTGATGGGCGCATTCAACGTCAGCAATCTGCTGCTGGCGCTGGCAACGCTGTTGGCGCTGGGGTATCCGTTAGCGGAATTACTGAAAACGGCGGCACGTCTGCAGCCGGTTTGCGGGCGTATGGAAGTGTTCAGCGCGCCGGGTAAAACGACGGTGGTGGTGGATTATGCCCACACGCCGGATGCGCTGGAGAAAGCGCTGCAGGCGGCACGCCTGCACTGCACTGGTAAGCTGTGGTGCGTCTTTGGCTGCGGGGGCGATCGCGACAAAGGCAAGCGTCCACTGATGGGCGCCATCGCCGAAGAGTTCGCCGATATTGTGGTGGTCACCGATGACAACCCACGCACCGAAGAGCCGCGCGCCATTATTAACGACATTCTGGCAGGTATGCTGGATGCTGGGCACGCGAAGGTGATGGAAGGTCGCGCTGAAGCGGTCACCAACGCCATTATGCAGGCGAAAGAAAATGACGTCGTGCTGGTGGCCGGTAAAGGCCACGAAGATTACCAGATCGTCGGCGCGCATCGCCTTGACTATTCTGACCGCGTGACGGCCGCTCGCCTGCTGGGGGTGATCGCATGA
- the murG gene encoding undecaprenyldiphospho-muramoylpentapeptide beta-N-acetylglucosaminyltransferase translates to MSGQPKRLMVMAGGTGGHVFPGLAVAHHLMAQGWQVRWLGTADRMEADLVPKHGIDIDFIRISGLRGKGVNALLAAPVRIFNAWRQARAIMKQFKPDVVLGMGGYVSGPGGLAAWSLGIPVVLHEQNGIAGLTNKWLAKIATTVMQAFPGAFPDAEVVGNPVRTDVLALPLPEERLAGREGPVRVLVVGGSQGARVLNQTLPQVAAKLGDAVTIWHQSGKGAQQAVEQAYIEAGQPQHKVTEFIDDMAAAYAWADVVVCRSGALTVSEIAAAGLPAIFVPFQHKDRQQYWNALPLEKAGAAKIFEQPQFTVDAVASTLSGWSRETLLTMAERARAASIPDSTEWVANAVSRAVRA, encoded by the coding sequence ATGAGTGGTCAACCGAAGCGGTTAATGGTGATGGCAGGCGGTACCGGCGGACATGTGTTTCCGGGACTGGCGGTCGCACACCATTTAATGGCCCAAGGCTGGCAGGTTCGTTGGCTGGGCACCGCGGATCGTATGGAAGCGGACTTAGTGCCGAAGCACGGCATTGACATTGACTTTATTCGCATCTCCGGTCTGCGTGGCAAAGGCGTCAATGCGCTGCTTGCCGCGCCCGTGCGTATTTTTAATGCCTGGCGTCAGGCCCGCGCCATAATGAAGCAGTTTAAACCTGATGTGGTGCTGGGGATGGGCGGTTATGTCTCGGGGCCCGGTGGTCTGGCCGCCTGGTCGTTAGGCATTCCGGTCGTGCTGCACGAGCAGAACGGTATCGCAGGACTGACCAACAAATGGCTGGCAAAGATTGCCACGACGGTGATGCAAGCCTTTCCTGGTGCCTTCCCGGATGCAGAAGTGGTGGGCAACCCGGTACGTACCGATGTGTTGGCGCTGCCGCTACCTGAAGAGCGTCTGGCAGGACGCGAAGGTCCGGTTCGCGTGTTGGTTGTCGGGGGATCACAGGGCGCGCGCGTGCTGAACCAGACGCTGCCGCAGGTTGCCGCAAAGCTTGGCGACGCGGTGACTATCTGGCATCAGAGCGGTAAGGGCGCACAGCAGGCCGTAGAGCAGGCTTACATTGAGGCCGGTCAACCGCAGCATAAGGTCACTGAATTTATCGATGATATGGCTGCAGCCTACGCGTGGGCGGATGTCGTCGTTTGTCGATCTGGCGCGTTGACGGTGAGCGAGATCGCTGCAGCAGGCCTGCCAGCGATTTTCGTGCCGTTCCAGCACAAAGATAGACAGCAGTACTGGAATGCGTTGCCGCTTGAAAAAGCGGGTGCCGCCAAAATTTTCGAGCAGCCGCAGTTTACTGTGGATGCCGTCGCCAGCACCCTTTCCGGGTGGTCGCGAGAAACCTTATTAACCATGGCAGAACGTGCTCGCGCTGCATCCATACCGGACTCTACAGAGTGGGTTGCAAATGCAGTGAGCCGGGCTGTCCGGGCGTAA
- the mraY gene encoding phospho-N-acetylmuramoyl-pentapeptide-transferase: MLVWLAEHLVKYYSGFNVFSYLTFRAIVSLLTALFISLWMGPRMIARLQKMSFGQVVRNDGPESHFSKRGTPTMGGIMILTAIVISVLLWAYPSNPYVWCVLVVLVGYGIIGFVDDYRKVVRKDTKGLIARWKYFWMSVIALGVAFALYLVGKDTPATQLVVPFFKDVMPQLGLFYILLAYFVIVGTGNAVNLTDGLDGLAIMPTVFVAAGFALVAWATGNMNFASYLHIPYLRHAGELVIVCTAIVGAGLGFLWFNTYPAQVFMGDVGSLALGGALGIIAVLLRQEFLLVIMGGVFVVETLSVILQVGSFKLRGQRIFRMAPIHHHYELKGWPEPRVIVRFWIISLMLVLIGLATLKVR, translated from the coding sequence ATGTTAGTTTGGCTGGCCGAACATTTGGTCAAATATTATTCCGGCTTTAACGTCTTTTCCTATCTGACGTTTCGCGCCATCGTCAGCCTGCTGACCGCGTTGTTCATCTCGTTGTGGATGGGCCCGCGCATGATTGCCCGCTTGCAAAAAATGTCATTTGGACAGGTTGTGCGTAACGATGGCCCGGAGTCGCACTTCAGTAAACGCGGTACGCCGACCATGGGCGGCATTATGATCCTGACCGCGATTGTGATTTCCGTTCTGCTGTGGGCCTATCCTTCTAACCCGTACGTCTGGTGCGTGCTGGTGGTGCTGGTGGGTTACGGCATTATCGGTTTTGTCGATGACTACCGCAAAGTCGTGCGTAAAGACACCAAAGGACTGATCGCCCGTTGGAAATACTTCTGGATGTCAGTGATTGCGTTAGGCGTGGCGTTCGCGCTGTATCTGGTGGGCAAAGATACGCCAGCGACGCAGCTTGTGGTGCCGTTCTTTAAAGACGTCATGCCACAGTTGGGTCTGTTCTATATTCTGCTGGCCTACTTCGTTATTGTTGGTACCGGCAATGCGGTCAACCTGACCGATGGCCTTGATGGTCTGGCGATTATGCCAACCGTGTTCGTGGCTGCGGGTTTTGCGCTGGTGGCGTGGGCAACCGGTAACATGAACTTCGCCAGCTATCTGCATATTCCCTATTTACGCCATGCCGGCGAACTGGTGATCGTCTGTACGGCAATTGTCGGCGCGGGATTAGGTTTCCTGTGGTTTAACACCTATCCAGCACAGGTCTTTATGGGCGACGTCGGCTCGTTGGCACTGGGTGGCGCACTGGGCATTATTGCCGTGCTGCTGCGCCAGGAGTTCCTGTTGGTGATCATGGGCGGCGTATTTGTCGTGGAAACGCTGTCGGTCATTCTGCAGGTGGGCTCCTTCAAGCTGCGCGGTCAACGCATCTTCCGTATGGCGCCGATTCACCACCACTATGAACTGAAAGGCTGGCCGGAGCCGCGTGTGATCGTGCGCTTCTGGATTATTTCGCTGATGCTGGTGCTGATTGGCCTGGCAACGCTGAAGGTACGTTAA
- the ftsW gene encoding cell division protein FtsW, with amino-acid sequence MRLSLPRLRLPRLPGLGVLAWIFAALKGWVMASRDKDADSLIMYDRMLLWLTFGLAAIGFVMVTSASMPVGQRLAGDPFLFAKRDALYIFLAFCLAMVTLRLPMEFWQKYSTTMLIASIIMLLIVLVVGSSVNGASRWIALGPLRIQPAEFTKLSLFCYLANYLVRKVDEVRNNLRGFLKPMGVILVLAVLLLAQPDLGTVVVLFVTTLAMLFLAGAKLWQFIAIIGMGISAVVLLILAEPYRIRRVTSFWNPWEDPFGSGYQLTQSLMAFGRGEVWGQGLGNSVQKLEYLPEAHTDFIFAIIGEELGYIGVVLALLMVFFVAFRAMSIGRKALEIDHRFSGFLACSIGIWFSFQALVNVGAAAGMLPTKGLTLPLISYGGSSLLIMSTAIMFLLRIDYETRLEKAQAFTRGAR; translated from the coding sequence ATGCGTTTATCTCTCCCTCGTCTGAGACTGCCGCGCTTACCGGGATTGGGTGTCCTGGCGTGGATCTTCGCGGCGCTTAAAGGCTGGGTGATGGCGTCGCGCGATAAAGACGCAGACAGCCTGATCATGTACGACCGCATGCTGCTGTGGCTGACGTTTGGTCTGGCGGCTATTGGTTTTGTGATGGTGACATCGGCGTCAATGCCCGTTGGGCAGCGTCTGGCTGGCGATCCGTTCCTGTTTGCCAAACGTGATGCGCTGTATATCTTCCTGGCGTTCTGTCTGGCGATGGTTACGCTGCGTCTGCCGATGGAGTTCTGGCAAAAGTACAGCACCACGATGCTGATCGCCTCGATCATCATGTTGCTGATCGTACTGGTGGTCGGTAGCTCGGTTAACGGGGCATCGCGCTGGATTGCGCTGGGACCTCTGCGTATTCAGCCTGCGGAATTTACCAAGCTGTCGCTGTTCTGTTATCTCGCCAACTACCTGGTACGTAAAGTGGATGAGGTGCGTAACAACTTGCGCGGTTTCTTAAAACCGATGGGCGTGATCCTGGTGCTGGCGGTGTTACTGCTGGCGCAGCCTGACCTCGGAACGGTGGTGGTGCTGTTTGTTACCACGCTGGCGATGCTGTTTCTCGCTGGGGCGAAATTGTGGCAGTTCATCGCCATCATCGGCATGGGGATCTCAGCGGTGGTGCTGCTGATCCTTGCCGAGCCGTATCGTATTCGCCGCGTAACCTCTTTCTGGAACCCCTGGGAAGATCCGTTTGGCAGCGGCTACCAGTTGACACAATCCCTGATGGCCTTCGGTCGCGGTGAGGTTTGGGGCCAGGGACTGGGGAATTCGGTACAAAAACTGGAGTATTTGCCGGAAGCGCACACCGACTTTATCTTCGCCATTATTGGGGAAGAACTGGGTTATATCGGTGTGGTACTGGCACTTTTAATGGTATTCTTCGTCGCTTTTCGCGCGATGTCGATTGGCCGGAAAGCGCTGGAAATTGACCACCGTTTTTCAGGTTTTTTAGCCTGCTCAATCGGGATTTGGTTTAGTTTTCAGGCGCTGGTTAACGTCGGCGCGGCGGCAGGTATGTTGCCAACGAAAGGTCTGACGCTGCCGCTGATCAGTTATGGTGGTTCGAGCTTGTTGATCATGTCGACGGCCATCATGTTTTTGTTACGAATTGATTATGAAACGCGTCTGGAAAAAGCCCAGGCGTTTACACGAGGTGCACGATGA